A region of Halomonas sp. I5-271120 DNA encodes the following proteins:
- a CDS encoding TerC/Alx family metal homeostasis membrane protein translates to MDFGFPMEAVVVLVVAVIVSVWLDLFAHRNDSEVTFRNAAGWSVFWIVLAMAFFAYLHQRFSPEAASLFLSGYVLEKALSIDNMMVFVAIFSSFGIKGIAQHRILYYGIAGALIFRAIFVALGTSVFGLSVWVELIFAAIVLWTGVKMLKGNDDGEVDEDYSDHWSVKFMRKLMPVIPRIVGKRFIVKGDEARSIADKEGIELTRRNASIYATPMLLCLLCVEVSDIIFSFDSVPAIIAVTKEPFLVYSAVIFAILGLRNLYFMLAAAAQYLVHLEKAVAVVLLFIAVKLAGNALGLFHIDHRVSLVVVLGLIASGVAASLLFPGNKPREAYEPD, encoded by the coding sequence ATGGACTTTGGCTTCCCCATGGAAGCGGTCGTGGTCCTCGTCGTTGCGGTGATCGTGTCGGTCTGGCTGGACCTGTTCGCTCACCGCAACGATTCAGAGGTGACCTTCCGCAACGCGGCAGGCTGGTCAGTTTTCTGGATCGTCCTGGCAATGGCGTTCTTTGCCTACCTGCACCAACGCTTCAGCCCAGAGGCAGCCAGCCTTTTCCTCTCGGGATATGTGCTGGAGAAAGCGCTCTCTATCGACAACATGATGGTGTTCGTCGCGATCTTTTCGAGCTTCGGTATCAAGGGAATCGCTCAGCACCGAATTCTCTATTACGGCATCGCTGGCGCACTGATTTTCCGAGCTATTTTTGTGGCTCTTGGCACGTCTGTCTTCGGTCTTTCTGTATGGGTAGAGCTTATCTTTGCTGCGATCGTTCTCTGGACAGGCGTAAAGATGCTCAAGGGAAATGACGATGGTGAAGTGGATGAAGATTATTCGGATCACTGGTCCGTCAAATTCATGCGCAAGCTTATGCCAGTCATTCCAAGAATCGTAGGCAAGCGATTTATCGTGAAAGGCGATGAGGCACGATCCATTGCTGACAAAGAAGGGATCGAACTCACTCGACGTAACGCATCGATTTACGCCACTCCCATGCTGCTTTGCCTGCTGTGCGTGGAAGTCTCAGACATCATCTTTAGCTTTGACAGTGTGCCGGCAATCATCGCAGTAACGAAGGAGCCATTCCTGGTCTACTCGGCTGTCATTTTCGCCATCCTAGGCCTGAGAAACCTCTATTTCATGCTGGCTGCAGCCGCCCAGTACCTGGTTCACCTAGAGAAAGCAGTTGCTGTCGTCTTGCTCTTCATCGCCGTGAAGCTGGCCGGTAATGCTCTCGGTCTGTTTCACATCGACCATCGAGTGAGCCTTGTCGTTGTCCTTGGCCTCATTGCCAGCGGTGTTGCCGCCAGCCTGCTCTTTCCGGGTAATAAACCGAGAGAAGCATACGAACCTGACTAA
- a CDS encoding tellurite resistance TerB family protein: MLSNVVSRAKETVSDLKTNAQKYRNADFLDAALAASALITVADGSIDAEEKKKTIVFVQNHDALSIFDSAEVIRKFRDHLNNLDPDNPDTDTDLAEISAFSTIGKVKKKDDQARMVLRLAIAIGGADGEFDEKEKAMALKIARELGLDPAEFELT; this comes from the coding sequence ATGCTTAGCAACGTGGTCAGTCGTGCCAAAGAAACCGTATCCGACCTGAAGACCAACGCACAGAAGTATCGCAACGCTGACTTCCTCGATGCAGCCTTGGCTGCGAGTGCCCTCATTACCGTCGCTGATGGCAGCATCGATGCAGAGGAAAAAAAGAAGACGATTGTCTTCGTCCAGAACCACGATGCTCTTTCCATCTTCGATAGCGCAGAAGTCATCCGGAAATTCCGTGATCACCTGAACAATCTGGATCCGGACAACCCGGATACAGACACCGATCTCGCCGAGATCTCCGCGTTCAGCACGATCGGCAAGGTCAAGAAGAAGGACGATCAAGCCCGCATGGTTCTTCGTCTGGCGATCGCGATTGGCGGTGCAGATGGTGAGTTCGATGAGAAGGAGAAGGCCATGGCGCTCAAGATCGCTCGCGAGCTGGGCCTCGATCCTGCCGAGTTCGAACTGACCTGA
- a CDS encoding DNA topoisomerase 3 codes for MNLYLCEKPSQGRDLARVLGATKSGEGYLHDGRGTQITWAFGHLLEEASPEDYDKDLKAWKLETLPIVPDKWKKKVSQRGAKQFKVVKDLLSKADTCVISTDFDREGEAIARSIIERVSFKGAVKRLKLRALDEKSIRKALQEICPGEETISLYYASKARSRADWLIGMNLTRAYSLLGRQAKIKGVFSVGRVQTPTVKLVIDRDKAIGNFTPSPYYILKATFEVQNGKLQATWQPPEQVSDEHGRCINKVIGEQFADALPGKKAEVVKAEVKKGKESPPLPFSLSKLQQHCSRKFSMSAKQVLTIAQSLYETRKATSYPRTDCGYLPTSQHAEASDVLRALALSDPSCEGLVSGADITIRSRAFNDKKVSAHHGIIPTAAEVDVSAMSEDERKVYGEIRRHYIAQFYSQHEFEQTEIELRCANQPFTAKGRVPLKAGWKVLFSNDDDDRGEEDAAEKEDDQQHSLPKVRQGEPGQCREADIDSKMTRPPPHFTDATLIGAMKNIARFVSDDAFKKILRSTAGLGTEATRADIIDGCVQKGYLKHTKGTIVSTDKATALLALVPDTVASPAMTAGWEQKLEAIATGKEQMGPFVQYISEWTAEIVTGVKSDTSNIIARAKPYLESLEETTYPCPECGSNMYRLRSKARKATADRPARKAGHFWGCENRDCGTTRPDADGKPGEKRSAPPKQQGPDCPKCGKAMFMKNSTKARKGGSSQFWGCSGWPDCKSTLPVGEEKSQGGT; via the coding sequence ATGAATCTGTACTTGTGCGAGAAACCCAGCCAAGGGCGAGACCTGGCGCGTGTACTTGGGGCCACAAAGTCCGGTGAAGGCTACCTTCACGATGGGCGCGGCACGCAGATCACTTGGGCCTTCGGCCACCTCCTGGAGGAAGCATCCCCGGAGGATTACGACAAGGATCTGAAGGCCTGGAAGCTCGAAACGCTACCGATCGTCCCCGACAAGTGGAAGAAGAAGGTGTCACAGCGGGGCGCGAAGCAATTCAAGGTCGTCAAAGACCTCCTGAGCAAGGCCGACACCTGTGTCATCTCGACTGACTTTGACCGTGAAGGTGAAGCCATTGCCCGCAGCATCATCGAGCGCGTCAGTTTCAAGGGAGCGGTCAAGCGTCTCAAACTCAGAGCCCTGGATGAGAAGAGCATCCGTAAGGCCCTTCAGGAGATCTGTCCCGGCGAGGAGACCATCTCGCTCTATTACGCCTCCAAGGCTCGCTCTCGCGCCGACTGGTTGATTGGCATGAACTTGACCCGGGCCTACTCGCTTCTTGGGCGCCAGGCGAAAATCAAAGGCGTATTCTCCGTCGGGCGCGTGCAGACACCTACCGTGAAGCTGGTGATTGATCGGGACAAGGCGATCGGCAATTTCACGCCCTCGCCCTACTACATCCTGAAGGCGACCTTCGAGGTGCAGAACGGCAAGCTGCAGGCGACATGGCAGCCTCCGGAGCAGGTATCCGATGAACACGGCCGCTGCATCAACAAGGTCATTGGCGAGCAGTTCGCCGACGCCCTGCCAGGAAAGAAGGCGGAGGTGGTCAAAGCCGAGGTGAAGAAAGGGAAGGAGTCGCCTCCCCTGCCCTTCAGTCTCTCGAAGCTCCAGCAGCACTGTTCACGCAAGTTCAGCATGTCCGCCAAACAGGTACTCACCATCGCCCAGTCTCTGTACGAGACGCGCAAGGCGACGAGTTACCCGCGTACGGACTGTGGCTACCTGCCGACTTCCCAACATGCCGAAGCGTCGGACGTGCTTCGCGCTTTGGCGCTATCCGATCCGAGCTGCGAAGGCCTGGTCAGTGGAGCTGATATCACGATTCGCTCCCGAGCCTTCAATGACAAGAAGGTCTCGGCGCACCACGGCATCATCCCTACCGCTGCCGAGGTCGATGTATCCGCCATGAGCGAGGATGAGCGGAAGGTGTATGGGGAGATACGTCGCCACTACATCGCCCAGTTCTACTCTCAGCATGAATTCGAGCAGACCGAAATCGAACTCCGGTGTGCCAACCAGCCCTTCACCGCCAAGGGCCGCGTACCACTGAAGGCCGGCTGGAAGGTGTTGTTCAGCAACGACGACGATGATCGGGGCGAGGAGGATGCCGCTGAGAAGGAGGATGACCAGCAGCATTCGCTTCCTAAGGTGCGTCAGGGTGAGCCCGGGCAGTGTCGTGAAGCCGACATCGACTCGAAGATGACGCGGCCACCGCCCCACTTCACCGACGCCACCTTGATCGGGGCGATGAAGAACATCGCACGGTTCGTGTCCGACGACGCCTTCAAGAAGATCCTTCGCTCCACTGCCGGCCTGGGGACCGAAGCGACGCGTGCCGACATCATCGATGGCTGCGTCCAGAAGGGGTATCTGAAGCACACCAAGGGCACCATAGTCAGTACCGACAAGGCCACAGCCTTGCTGGCGCTGGTGCCTGACACCGTCGCCTCTCCTGCGATGACCGCGGGGTGGGAGCAAAAGCTCGAGGCTATTGCCACCGGCAAGGAGCAGATGGGGCCCTTCGTGCAGTACATCAGCGAATGGACGGCCGAGATCGTCACAGGGGTGAAGTCGGACACCTCCAACATCATTGCTCGTGCCAAGCCATACCTGGAGAGCCTGGAGGAAACCACTTACCCCTGCCCCGAGTGTGGCAGCAACATGTACCGCCTGCGCTCGAAAGCCAGGAAGGCGACAGCCGATCGACCCGCACGAAAGGCTGGGCACTTCTGGGGGTGCGAAAATCGGGATTGCGGGACCACTCGGCCTGACGCTGATGGCAAGCCCGGGGAGAAGCGAAGTGCCCCACCGAAACAGCAGGGGCCAGACTGTCCGAAGTGTGGCAAGGCGATGTTCATGAAGAACAGCACCAAGGCACGCAAGGGGGGCTCCAGTCAGTTCTGGGGCTGCTCGGGGTGGCCGGATTGCAAATCGACGTTGCCAGTTGGCGAGGAGAAGTCCCAAGGAGGGACCTGA
- the mobH gene encoding MobH family relaxase — MLNRLQALVKKARRKPNASAPDAESKQGAGQVLDDYDDGPVPSYPPFQHGIPAASVRQVMETQSDLISQIREQLGLPIKEWEGVVYPMLERYAEIVHLLPASEAHHHRGAGGLFRHGLEAGFWACRSAENKIFTKAKTPQERRGEGKRWEVAALTGGLAHDVGKTISDVAVTDREGVLEWNPHQPLAQWILTNRVKRYFLHWNANREHKRHESFSVLFMAHIIQGTTKAYLLSHPEVMDQLLKVVSGQGEETEFGKVILWADRQSVSRDLKHQRISPDEFAYGVPVEKYVLDALRTLIGTKEHQPNKAPFNICVTKAGVYLKWGAMVKAILGLLRKDDIRGVPSNPDTLARLLIERGLASGRPAPTRDVPDAYYLYHVILPKPKGLSALSKHGSDKYLLIHDIDMVFPSTALPQTMEVVAVNDDDEDPSDAKPEGDGQDSEQETDEAEQSLASLEGAGSERVEPDGSTDAGGVPSEEAEDSAAAQAVAGLAAAKTASASAQDDSPISIDDLMSGAMEPEAQPAVGAFAEGASSDEAVPVSEYEAQEEGDEASADVTAEPSSDGADGDDFNLETLLAAHGHKSTWAAARQQQESVPETEIPAYLLQGMQDDEQAEAPSEEDDGVEYETVAEEPKVTGDEVAVKVEEAVPALQPEEPAFCKQEGPSVASAVAQATSQLADEPAPEQQTPESPDTAAEPNAADPAPKPSAIDRNQVGSNAGDEVVFTRITSLLASTETKPKDLLAEADAKEVRRREQNEKFEKRRNKRMEKAARSPTDQFDIDATLEARQRGRELSRDDVRARNSDKSKLRQEVEKLDLYVPEVDPDKDKAITEAATKQEKVDLDSVPIPDMPKTRGRVDIDALLNGASTQGESATLESRKAPTDGSADGDAKGQADQPGQSSSGAKKKPSRNKRKGKQGNAAATAPAPQQSQASDVRNPEERPEPSEASQVTGSVAASLASSPVPAQPPGDSDGGQASPAMLLDSYQKLQDDLLKKAGANLPDIDVALIADNIINAVLTGGEPLGRSAYFNADRRLLVHYPEGIERHLPARPKTRDTGRIAREMHQASIVSHLRGGRPQDGPVQRDPETGGVVLAFTIAINKLVNRLFQQAESCLSKEQDMPVLAPLTHRSHVNYEKARKEIQSSIDRHHADAQSHEPLPEKDEPTEQEVGKASSIAQRVSESIQDNWSQNKKRTEAIEAVLQIISDQVARGKGSLIEDVPIYDQDRVPSVQESIVTRASKSANNKLVNPIGLRNQVKRNTTITAKRLRIAGGRVYVKSEQDE, encoded by the coding sequence GTGCTGAACCGGTTACAGGCCCTAGTTAAAAAAGCGCGGAGAAAGCCCAATGCCAGCGCCCCCGATGCTGAATCCAAGCAGGGGGCAGGGCAGGTTCTCGATGACTATGATGACGGCCCAGTGCCGTCATATCCTCCCTTCCAGCACGGCATTCCTGCTGCGTCGGTTAGGCAGGTGATGGAGACCCAGTCGGACCTGATTTCACAAATCAGAGAGCAGTTGGGACTGCCGATTAAAGAGTGGGAGGGCGTCGTTTACCCGATGCTCGAGCGCTATGCCGAGATCGTGCACCTCTTGCCGGCATCAGAAGCGCATCACCACCGCGGCGCCGGGGGGCTGTTTCGCCATGGCCTGGAAGCGGGGTTCTGGGCCTGTCGAAGTGCCGAGAACAAGATCTTCACCAAGGCGAAGACCCCTCAAGAGCGCCGGGGCGAAGGTAAGCGCTGGGAAGTCGCTGCCCTGACGGGCGGGCTGGCGCACGACGTTGGCAAGACCATATCCGATGTAGCCGTGACGGATCGCGAAGGTGTGCTGGAGTGGAACCCCCACCAGCCGCTGGCGCAGTGGATCTTGACCAACCGCGTGAAACGCTACTTCCTGCACTGGAATGCCAATCGCGAACACAAGCGCCACGAGAGTTTCTCCGTCCTGTTCATGGCGCACATCATCCAGGGCACGACCAAGGCCTATCTGCTCAGTCACCCGGAAGTGATGGACCAGCTACTGAAGGTGGTGTCCGGCCAAGGCGAGGAAACCGAGTTCGGTAAGGTGATCCTATGGGCCGATCGCCAATCGGTGAGTCGCGACCTGAAGCATCAGCGGATCAGCCCGGATGAGTTCGCCTACGGAGTGCCGGTCGAAAAGTATGTTCTGGACGCACTGCGAACCCTGATCGGCACCAAGGAACATCAGCCGAACAAGGCCCCGTTCAACATCTGCGTCACCAAGGCCGGTGTCTACCTGAAATGGGGTGCGATGGTGAAGGCCATCTTGGGCCTGTTGAGAAAGGACGATATCCGCGGCGTACCCTCCAATCCCGATACCTTGGCACGGCTGCTGATCGAGCGAGGCCTCGCCAGTGGGCGGCCCGCTCCTACCAGGGACGTGCCCGACGCCTACTATCTGTACCACGTCATCCTGCCAAAGCCGAAAGGCTTGTCGGCGTTGAGCAAGCACGGTTCGGATAAGTATCTCCTGATCCATGACATCGACATGGTATTCCCGTCCACGGCTCTGCCGCAGACGATGGAAGTGGTGGCGGTCAACGATGATGACGAAGACCCGTCCGATGCCAAGCCTGAGGGCGATGGCCAGGACAGCGAGCAGGAAACGGACGAGGCCGAACAGTCATTGGCATCGTTGGAAGGCGCCGGATCTGAGCGGGTGGAGCCGGATGGCTCGACCGACGCGGGCGGTGTGCCAAGCGAAGAAGCCGAGGACTCTGCGGCTGCGCAAGCCGTTGCAGGTTTAGCAGCAGCGAAGACGGCAAGCGCCAGCGCCCAGGACGACAGCCCCATCAGCATCGATGATCTGATGTCGGGAGCCATGGAGCCTGAGGCTCAGCCAGCGGTCGGCGCTTTTGCTGAGGGTGCCTCGTCTGATGAAGCCGTCCCGGTCTCCGAGTACGAGGCACAAGAAGAGGGTGACGAGGCTAGCGCTGATGTCACTGCCGAGCCAAGCAGTGATGGCGCAGACGGGGACGATTTCAACCTGGAAACCCTGCTTGCAGCTCATGGCCATAAAAGCACGTGGGCAGCGGCACGGCAGCAACAGGAAAGCGTCCCCGAGACAGAGATCCCAGCGTATCTGCTGCAAGGTATGCAGGATGATGAACAAGCGGAGGCCCCTTCCGAGGAAGATGACGGTGTTGAGTACGAGACGGTCGCAGAAGAACCCAAGGTCACTGGGGATGAGGTGGCCGTAAAGGTAGAAGAAGCTGTGCCAGCTCTACAGCCGGAAGAGCCTGCGTTCTGCAAGCAAGAGGGCCCCTCAGTAGCGTCTGCCGTGGCGCAAGCGACATCTCAGCTTGCCGATGAGCCTGCCCCCGAGCAGCAGACACCAGAATCTCCTGATACAGCAGCTGAGCCCAATGCTGCAGACCCAGCACCCAAGCCAAGCGCCATTGATCGCAATCAGGTAGGCAGCAATGCCGGCGATGAAGTCGTGTTTACTCGCATCACGTCGCTTCTTGCCTCCACGGAGACCAAGCCAAAGGACTTGCTGGCCGAAGCTGATGCCAAAGAGGTCAGGAGGCGTGAGCAGAACGAGAAGTTCGAGAAGCGCCGCAACAAGCGCATGGAGAAGGCTGCTCGAAGCCCGACTGACCAGTTTGATATCGATGCGACCCTCGAGGCCCGCCAGCGGGGCAGGGAGCTGTCGCGCGACGATGTTCGCGCGAGAAACAGTGACAAGTCGAAGCTTCGCCAAGAGGTAGAAAAGCTCGATCTGTATGTGCCGGAGGTCGATCCGGATAAAGACAAAGCGATCACAGAGGCTGCCACCAAGCAGGAAAAGGTAGACCTGGACTCGGTGCCGATTCCTGACATGCCGAAGACTCGCGGTAGGGTCGATATCGATGCACTACTCAATGGCGCTTCCACTCAAGGCGAGTCAGCAACCCTAGAGTCTCGCAAGGCACCGACTGATGGATCAGCTGACGGAGATGCCAAGGGACAAGCCGATCAGCCCGGCCAGTCGTCGTCAGGGGCCAAGAAAAAGCCGAGCCGGAATAAGCGTAAGGGGAAGCAGGGAAATGCGGCAGCGACTGCACCAGCCCCGCAGCAGTCCCAGGCATCCGATGTCCGAAATCCCGAGGAAAGGCCCGAGCCGTCCGAGGCTTCTCAAGTCACTGGCTCGGTGGCTGCTTCCCTAGCCTCATCGCCAGTACCGGCCCAGCCGCCCGGGGACAGTGATGGTGGCCAGGCATCCCCTGCCATGTTGCTGGACTCCTATCAGAAGCTGCAGGACGACCTTCTGAAGAAGGCCGGGGCGAACCTTCCTGACATCGATGTTGCTCTGATCGCCGACAACATCATCAATGCCGTTCTGACCGGGGGTGAGCCCTTGGGGCGCAGCGCCTATTTCAACGCCGACAGGCGCCTGCTGGTTCACTACCCCGAAGGGATCGAAAGGCATTTGCCGGCGCGGCCGAAAACACGGGATACCGGGCGAATCGCTCGTGAAATGCATCAAGCGTCGATCGTGAGTCATCTGAGGGGCGGAAGGCCACAGGATGGCCCCGTACAGCGCGACCCAGAGACTGGCGGTGTGGTACTGGCGTTCACCATCGCGATCAACAAGCTGGTCAATAGACTCTTCCAGCAGGCGGAGTCTTGCTTGTCGAAAGAGCAGGATATGCCGGTGCTCGCGCCTCTGACGCACCGGAGTCATGTCAACTACGAGAAGGCAAGAAAGGAAATTCAGTCTTCTATTGATCGGCACCACGCTGATGCACAGTCACACGAACCTCTTCCTGAAAAAGATGAGCCGACAGAGCAGGAGGTTGGCAAAGCATCAAGCATTGCTCAAAGGGTGTCAGAGTCCATCCAGGATAACTGGAGCCAAAACAAGAAACGAACAGAAGCGATAGAAGCTGTCTTGCAGATAATCTCCGATCAGGTCGCGCGTGGTAAAGGCTCGTTAATTGAAGATGTCCCGATCTATGACCAAGACAGAGTGCCCTCAGTACAGGAAAGCATTGTGACGCGCGCATCTAAGTCGGCAAACAACAAGTTGGTTAATCCGATAGGTCTCAGGAACCAGGTTAAGCGCAATACGACAATCACTGCCAAGAGGCTCCGGATTGCGGGTGGCCGGGTATATGTGAAGAGCGAACAGGATGAATAA
- the traD gene encoding conjugative transfer system coupling protein TraD (Members of this protein family are the putative conjugative coupling factor, TraD, as the term is used for the SXT and TOL plasmid systems.) has product MRYDPHGYEMPFRPNYEMRSMLGWLGGSAADLAIMAGSSLPVGPFAVVTGISFSMAMARLPKALRIRQQHKLLYGTPLEFMKLSEVVKLLEKHQDDIWLGSGYTWENRHIQRCYELIKRDLERDLGKKYKDRRKELAGEPWIHGLESKTMTEFVPVKHFEGHALLVGTTGSGKTRFYDMLITQDIIRRKKIADKKLAKVIANKRGTVVIIDPKGDHELKENARRACEFMGEPDRFLEFHPAFPESSCRINPLHNFTRATELASRVAALLPSEDVFSDFAWNAINNIVQGLVAANDQPSLRKIRHYIEGGTERLVTTVVERYIEEHADPKDAKEWFELYMPDYEKRTPAQIAKFRIRLYRDKVNYGEIKPNSDIEGLFTMFEHDKAHFSKMIASLLPLLNMLTSGEVGEMLSPDSENLDDSRTITNTRKIVEQGKVLYVGLDSLTDTKVASAIGSMLLSDLTAVAGDRYNFDDLENCEFVSVYVDEAAECLNSQLLMLLNKGRGAKFRLMLATQTVPDFIARLGSEEMAMQFLGNMNNTIALRVIDSKTQEYVTENMLPTKIKTVMRTQGNSSDSNEPSMHGGNTGERLIEEEVAPIPQQLLGSLPNLEFIAKVSGGRIYKGKIPILVGEG; this is encoded by the coding sequence ATGCGGTATGATCCCCACGGTTATGAAATGCCATTTCGGCCAAACTATGAAATGCGAAGTATGCTTGGTTGGTTGGGCGGCTCGGCGGCAGACCTGGCTATCATGGCGGGTTCTAGTCTACCGGTAGGGCCCTTTGCAGTTGTAACAGGCATTAGCTTTTCGATGGCGATGGCCCGTCTTCCCAAGGCGCTACGGATTAGACAACAGCACAAGCTTCTCTATGGCACGCCGCTTGAGTTTATGAAGCTTAGCGAAGTCGTGAAGCTATTGGAGAAACACCAGGACGACATCTGGCTGGGTAGCGGATATACCTGGGAGAACCGTCATATACAGCGGTGTTACGAGCTTATCAAGCGCGACCTGGAGCGGGATCTAGGCAAGAAGTACAAGGATCGCCGCAAGGAGTTGGCAGGTGAGCCATGGATTCACGGCCTTGAGTCTAAGACGATGACTGAATTTGTCCCGGTTAAGCACTTCGAAGGCCATGCTCTGCTTGTCGGCACGACCGGCAGTGGCAAGACACGCTTTTACGACATGCTGATAACCCAGGATATCATTCGGCGGAAAAAGATAGCTGACAAAAAGCTGGCTAAGGTTATCGCTAACAAGCGCGGTACTGTGGTGATTATTGATCCCAAAGGGGACCATGAGCTCAAAGAAAATGCTCGGCGGGCGTGCGAGTTCATGGGCGAGCCCGACCGCTTTCTGGAGTTTCATCCGGCCTTCCCCGAATCTTCATGCCGCATTAACCCGCTCCATAACTTCACTCGTGCGACAGAGCTGGCGTCACGGGTTGCGGCACTATTACCGAGTGAGGATGTCTTCTCCGACTTCGCATGGAACGCGATCAACAATATCGTCCAAGGCCTTGTCGCGGCTAACGATCAGCCGTCCTTGAGGAAAATCCGCCACTATATCGAGGGTGGCACCGAGCGCCTTGTCACCACGGTGGTCGAGCGATACATCGAGGAGCATGCCGATCCTAAGGATGCAAAAGAATGGTTCGAGCTGTATATGCCGGACTATGAGAAGCGGACGCCGGCACAGATTGCCAAGTTCCGGATAAGGCTATACCGAGACAAGGTGAATTATGGTGAGATAAAGCCCAATAGTGATATCGAAGGCCTCTTCACGATGTTTGAGCATGACAAGGCTCACTTCTCAAAGATGATCGCTTCATTGCTCCCTCTGCTGAACATGCTTACTTCCGGGGAAGTGGGGGAGATGTTGTCGCCGGATTCAGAAAACCTCGATGACAGTCGCACGATCACCAATACAAGAAAGATTGTTGAGCAGGGGAAAGTCCTCTATGTCGGTTTGGATTCTCTAACCGACACCAAAGTAGCTTCCGCAATAGGGTCAATGTTGCTGTCGGATCTGACTGCTGTAGCCGGTGATCGTTATAACTTTGACGACCTCGAAAATTGTGAGTTCGTGTCCGTCTATGTCGATGAGGCTGCGGAATGTCTTAACTCGCAATTGCTAATGCTCCTCAATAAGGGGCGTGGTGCAAAGTTCCGTTTGATGCTCGCCACACAGACTGTTCCTGATTTCATCGCCAGGCTAGGCTCTGAAGAGATGGCTATGCAGTTCTTGGGGAACATGAACAACACCATCGCTTTGCGTGTTATTGACTCCAAGACGCAGGAGTATGTGACGGAGAACATGCTTCCAACCAAAATCAAGACCGTAATGCGAACCCAGGGAAATTCTTCTGATAGCAATGAACCTTCCATGCATGGAGGCAATACGGGCGAGCGCCTAATTGAAGAGGAAGTGGCGCCAATACCACAACAGTTGCTTGGATCGCTTCCAAACTTGGAGTTTATTGCCAAGGTGTCTGGCGGGCGCATTTACAAAGGAAAAATACCCATCTTGGTGGGCGAAGGATAA
- a CDS encoding DUF4400 domain-containing protein, producing MQKPLFLILILLVFEIFMIILVVPTDWMEDVIRKEQMMGRAFLGESTQLALTSDAERMFNSLMMDTGVYQAVHQFFIPTEEERLASGAMKDLGRSEVFPYAESRVQALAMIVFQVMIRISEIMLWMPYLLVLAVPAIYDGYCQWHINRSSYQYSSPLMHRYGMRGMGLVLLASLMISIVPLPIPPVVVPVAGFCMIAFLGITIKNIQKRI from the coding sequence ATGCAGAAGCCATTATTTCTGATTCTGATTTTACTTGTTTTTGAGATTTTTATGATCATCTTGGTGGTTCCTACCGATTGGATGGAAGATGTGATCAGGAAAGAGCAGATGATGGGTCGAGCGTTCTTGGGAGAGTCAACCCAGCTTGCCCTCACGTCTGACGCCGAGCGCATGTTCAACAGCCTCATGATGGACACAGGCGTGTATCAGGCCGTGCACCAGTTCTTCATCCCGACAGAAGAGGAACGGCTGGCATCCGGTGCGATGAAGGATCTGGGGAGGAGTGAGGTGTTTCCATATGCCGAGTCCCGCGTCCAGGCCTTAGCGATGATCGTCTTCCAGGTGATGATCCGAATTTCCGAGATCATGCTCTGGATGCCGTACCTCCTCGTCCTCGCCGTCCCGGCCATTTACGACGGCTACTGCCAATGGCACATCAACAGGAGCAGCTACCAGTACAGCTCTCCATTGATGCATCGCTACGGGATGAGGGGCATGGGGTTAGTGCTGCTCGCTTCTCTGATGATCAGCATCGTGCCCTTGCCAATCCCTCCGGTGGTCGTGCCTGTGGCGGGTTTCTGCATGATTGCCTTCCTCGGGATCACGATCAAGAACATCCAGAAGAGAATTTGA
- the traL gene encoding type IV conjugative transfer system protein TraL yields MEPVTIPRRIDDPPHLLLWSVDEMAPMIVGLMLGMIIEEAFWCTTAGFLMTHAYKRFRDNRPDGYMMHWLYWHGLSFKMESKTRKRLRYFISPFQKTLLP; encoded by the coding sequence ATGGAGCCAGTAACGATACCCCGCAGGATCGATGATCCCCCCCACCTGTTGCTGTGGTCTGTAGATGAAATGGCCCCGATGATCGTCGGGCTGATGCTCGGCATGATCATCGAGGAGGCTTTCTGGTGCACGACCGCAGGCTTTCTGATGACCCATGCCTACAAGCGATTTCGAGATAACAGACCCGATGGCTACATGATGCATTGGCTCTATTGGCATGGCCTTTCCTTCAAGATGGAAAGTAAAACCAGGAAGCGTCTGCGCTATTTCATCAGCCCGTTCCAGAAAACACTCCTTCCCTGA